The segment GTTCAGCTATGATCTCTCATATGATATTTGGAGCAGCTGACTCCAATACTATTTTCGTCTATGCGAACAGAGACAGCTTATTGATGCACTGACTTATTAGTTGTTTCAAATGAATTATGCATTAGTTGTGTGCAATATATGTCTTTTTGTCAGCTGTTTGGTTATTGAAATATGTAACATTACAAGTCCGCTCACCTTCTGTGTAATTACTGCAGGTTGACTATGCATGCACTCCAGAAGAAGTGCAGCAGCACTTCAACTCTTGTGGAACTGTTAACAGAGTGACAATCCTGACTGACAAGTTTGGGCAACCAAAAGGTTTTGCTTATGTGGAATTTGTTGAAGTTGAAGCTGTTCAGGAAGCTGTTAAGTTGAACGAATCAGAATTGCATGGTCGCCAACTCAAGGTATGAGTCTTGGTATTTTTTGCTTATACTAAGAACATCAACATCCAGTGGGCGCTTTATCCCATTTTTCACCCATGCATGTACTCATTGGGCAGACGGCGGCATGTTGACATTACTACCTTGTTTTCTCATCAGGTGGCACCGAAGAGGACCAACGTTCCTGGGATGAAGCAACCCCGCGGTCGAGGTTTCAATCCATACCATGGCCACCCCTACATGAGGCCATATGGTTATAGTCCTTATGGCTATGGGTGAGTTTACTTGTTTGCTCAGCTATGCCAGCATTTGGCTCTCTTAAAAAATGTGTAGCATATAATGTTGATCATTTCCATTTGTTTGTTTTTGTTGATGCAGGAGATTCCCCAGATTCCGCCGCCCGAGAAGACCTTATTTTTGAGGCTCGGGTTTCTATATGGTTTGCAGAACATGGACGATAATCGGTTAAGATTCTGGAGAAGGCTGGACCTTATCCCCGCCTTCAATTATTTCACACATAGCTTTCGGGATGTTCTCAGACATGTTGTTTCCGTATTGACGATGCTTAAGCTTTGTACTGTATTGTTTCAGTTACAGACTTACAGTTATGCAAAACGACTATGTTTTAGTTACACGGAAGGTACTGTTGTGATGCTGCCATTTTGTTACTTGAATAGATTTTAACCCTGCAATATGATTGTATAAGCTGATGCATTCTTCCTTCACTTCCATATCACATTTACATATTTTCATCGTGTTGTTGTGGCCGGGACATCTGATTTCAGTGTTCTGTAGAGAGACCTCAACCTTGCGTCACTGAGCATTTGAGGCACTCTTGCAGTTTTTTTTCCCATTCCTTTCTAATAAAAGCACAAATTTTCGAGCCAAACGACAGATTCACAATTCGACCAAATGGCCTGCCTATACGCAGGAAATGGTGATACgcctgaagaaaaaaaaaaaaacccggcACTAGAAGCGGACGGAGGTTCCCCATGTGTGCGCGTCCTTGAGGGTCGCCGCCAGCCAACCGAGCCCCTCGTGCAGACCCTCGCCGGTGAGCGCGCAGGCCCCCACGGCACGCGACGCCCTGTTCTTGAGGTCGTACAGGCCCAGGCGCTGCCCCACTTCGGAAGGGCTCATCGCGCCTTTCTGCGCCAAGAAAAAAGGAGCTGAGATGAGAGGCGTTCTCTCTGCCTCGGTTTGCTTTGGACAAGAGGCGTTCAGTGGTTACCAACTTACCATATCCTGCTTGTTGGCGAGCACTAGAAGAACGCTGCTGAGCATGAGCGGGTCCTTGACGATGGCCTGGAACTCCTCCCTGGCAACCCCAATCCGGTCCCTGTCCGTCGAATCAACAACGTATATCTGCGACACATACAAGAGCATTCAGCTTGACGCATCGACGAGAATGGTCTAGTAGTCCTGTAGACCACAGGAGATGTGGAAACTGAAAATACCAAGGCGTCCGAGTTGCTCAAGTATTGCCTCCATAACGGCCGCAGCTTGTCCTGCCCTCCAACGTCCCACACCGTGAAGGCCACATTCTTGTACTCAACTTTCTCCACGTTGAAACCTGCAGAGGGCAATGCATACCATATATGATACGTACTAGGATCAATGATTCAATGTAGCTTGAGAGTCGAGATTGTATACCGATTGTCGGCACCGTCGACAGAACTTCGCCGACGTGTAGCCGGTGCAGGATCGTCGTTTTGCCGGCGGCGTCCAGCCCAAGCATCACAACCTACAATAGCAGGGCAAGAGCAAACTGAAAgactgaaaaaaagaagaagaaaagaatcCAGAG is part of the Sorghum bicolor cultivar BTx623 chromosome 10, Sorghum_bicolor_NCBIv3, whole genome shotgun sequence genome and harbors:
- the LOC8065487 gene encoding polyadenylate-binding protein 2, producing the protein MEDEEHEVYGQEIPVDGEDVDMAAGDDATKLQELDEMKRRLKEMEEEAAALREMQAKVAKEMQGVDPNATTSENKEEMDSRSVFVGNVDYACTPEEVQQHFNSCGTVNRVTILTDKFGQPKGFAYVEFVEVEAVQEAVKLNESELHGRQLKVAPKRTNVPGMKQPRGRGFNPYHGHPYMRPYGYSPYGYGRFPRFRRPRRPYF
- the LOC8080050 gene encoding ADP-ribosylation factor, which encodes MGQSLMKFFFDSSCQKEVKVVMLGLDAAGKTTILHRLHVGEVLSTVPTIGFNVEKVEYKNVAFTVWDVGGQDKLRPLWRQYLSNSDALIYVVDSTDRDRIGVAREEFQAIVKDPLMLSSVLLVLANKQDMKGAMSPSEVGQRLGLYDLKNRASRAVGACALTGEGLHEGLGWLAATLKDAHTWGTSVRF